A region of the Culex quinquefasciatus strain JHB chromosome 1, VPISU_Cqui_1.0_pri_paternal, whole genome shotgun sequence genome:
caaaaatcatgaacagcaatatgtatttaaaataaaatttatgtatttcaCAGAATAGAACTGGTGGTAAACATTGTAAATCTTGTATAACAATGttgattcaaattgtttttttttttactttttaaatattttgaacattttggaaaatAGCCCAcagaaaataattgaattttctaaaaactgAAAGAtactttgagaatttttgaaagttgttttaaaatatttttttctacgaaaaaaaaagttatgcagACGGGAATGGCTTAACGAGTTATCACCAATATTTTGAGTCGATTTGGTCAAGGTAGTGTCGAGATATCGTAGCAAGTTtgttgaaactgctaacttcaaacaGCTTTACCTCGGCAATGACATaatcaaatgtcttcaaatcgattttgttattgGTAGAAAATGTATATCATTATGCACTGAAAACCgattaaaaaagttacttaatccacctttaggtggttaccgccatcctcacatttaaagggtgctattcaaaatgcaaaagtgcgtaaataacacttaagtgcttataacttttgatagggttgtcagatcttcaatgttttggacgcgttagaaaggtcttttgaatacccatcctgcgataggtcgcatgagagatccggacaacgtttccatcaaaatatctgagatccggcctccaaaaagtgcataagtAACTCTGAAGTGCTTATAGCTTTTGATAGgatagtcagatcttcaatgttttggacgcgttggaaaggtcttttgaatacctatccaacgattggtcgcatgagagatccggacagcaatttcatcaaaatatctgagatccgacctcgaaaaagtgcgtaaataacacttaagtgcttataacttttgatagggttgtcagatcttcaatgttttagacgcattggaaagctcttttaaatacctatccaacaataggttgcatgagagttccggacaacgttttcatcaacatttctgagatccggcctccaaaaagcgtataaataacacttaagtgcttataacttttgatagatttgtcagatcttcaatatcttggacgcgttgaaaaggtcttttaaatacctttctaaaaatatatagcatgtcgggttttcttacaaaaaccaccctttttacaatgttccggacttttgttaaactcgtttttttagcataacttttgaagtacttaacttaactttatcatttttaatagcgacttatgggaccccaagacggatcgaatgacgccaaaacggacaaaatcggttcagccaatgtcgagataatcgagtgacaattttttgatcaacatcccaccacacacacagacatttgctcagaatttgattctgagtcgataggtatacatgaaggtgggtctaggaggtcttattgagaagttcatttttcgagtgattttatagcctttcctcagtaacgtgagtaAGATTTAGTGTGTACTCATACCGacctttaacttttttttgccaatttacatGTATATATTCCCTTTAACTGAGTGATCGCAAATCACTTTTTTAGACAAATTCTCTAAGCCTTTTAACATTCTCtagcaaaaaaatatcacataaaatatttaccttttcaaaaaatccactAGATTTTCCCACCCTTTTCCGCACCCGGCCCATCAAGCGCGGGGAGTGATTCACACTCTGGAACTCACGCCATCCGAAATTTGCGCTTGTGCTTGTTGCGTTTTGTGCGCAAAATAGATGACGCGAATGTGTGTACGAATGTCTTTAGCGTTTGCTACTTGCTGCAGAAGTGGTTGTGGATGCGATGATCACAAATAcgtcttttggaaaaaataatgaaatcttTTTGGGGAAAAAgaaataaagataaattttacgaaaacggttatattttgtaaaacctagaaaaactcatttttattcCAATGTCACGTTTGCCATTTTTGCCATCACCAGTCATTCTGTCGTTTATAGACGACAACCGAACCTGAAAACGTAAACACGTTTCCGTTTCTCACTCGACTAGCTTCCATCAATGAAAACCAATCACCGTGCAGCACTTTTCAATCAAAACTCGTTGCGAATCTTCTTCTAACACCGTACACAAAGCAATTTAACTGCAATTACAGCAAATAAAAGCCCACTCCGAAAGACTACACTAAAGGGCAAGCCCTTTTTGGGTTTGATTCACGGCAAAACGCGTTTCCTATCGATCCATCGAGTCACGGTTCATCGGAAGAACTGACCAACGAGCCGGCACGCCAACACTACTGACTGCGGGAAGAAAGAGAGTGTCTTCTTCAACGCCACGCGTCGCCGGCGAACCGTTTCGGATGACTGTCGAacagcagagagagagagagagagttgaaAGACCAACCCAGCTAGTGGAACTCACAGGAGTGTTCTTCACCTGGAGGATAtcaaaaacacagaaaacatATCCAACTCTCATGCTCTTTCTTGTTTTGATATATAATTTGCTAGGTACCGTTACTTGGAGTTACATTGAACTGAAAAGTTATATTTAATAAATAGTATTAattaaatacactcaacccctggTGGTTGGttattttttcgtttgacacttttttagtttgtagttttgaaaaagtcctaTAAGGTGTTTATagaacctattaaaaaaaactctatatttataccccgttggttggccaaagtcaaactaaaaagtgatgaactgtcactttttacacggcgctcacgcacactatcataACAAATTTTGGTTGTGTGTGaaatccgtgtaaaaggggtgtcaaactaaaatgtgaccctgttcgtttgacaacagtcggtgccaaaccatcggggtttgagtgtacacccGAATTTAtggaatcaataaaaataactaTGTTTCAAATCTCCTAAAGTGAtaaattgtttacaaacaaatgatttaaaaaatccaaagtttCCCCCTTGAACAATACATGATTTTCCTCGAATACAACGTGTGCGTCTGAAAAGTTGTGAGAAATGAGTGGAAATACCCTGTAGAAGAGCTACTCACTCAGATTCCTCTGTGTTAGAGCAGATGTTCCGCCGCTTTTGTTGAACCACGTGTACGTGTGTGAAAGAGCCAGTGAGAGAGAAAGAAGAGACGGAGAAGGGGAGAGGACTCTTCTCTAGAAGAGCAACTGGTTCGGGTTCTTGGTGAAGGGATGATCAAAATTAAACTTAACATGTCACGAACAATTGAACATGGAATAAACCGGCCTATTTTTCATATGTGAACATTTCTCTACGAAACCATCTGATTTCATGTGATTTTAACTTTGTTTTCattaatttgaatgaaaatttcaaaatgggaGTTTCTCTGTGATCATTGCATCATTGTttcgtccatacaaatttccatacaatttgaaaattatgttctgTTTGGAAGACACTCAtacaattttcatttgaatgcTTCTGTTGCAGCCAACCATTGGCCACTCCACCCTAACTCCTCTTTGTACTGTGTAAACAAGTACCCCTCGCCAAAGCAGTGTGGTCACCACACTGATGTCAAGGTTACTGTAAGACAGGTTGGGCTGTGTTTGCAAGGCTGTATTGGTGCgaacacgcagaaaaaaataaaatgacagttttcgcatgaaaattcaattttcgaaattttttatctcCGTGCACAGTTGCCGACGAACCCAGTGACGtcacaaagtttgtttttctttaaagtttAGTGGCAGACGGGCGATAATGGGTTGGTTTTGAGGAATCGGTAACGATATCCTGTCCCATCCTGACTAAAATAGACAATAATCGTAATTGAAGGTAATTTCAAGATGATAATCTTATCAGGGCATGTTTTAATTCAATTCTTCCTCCAAATCCAGCATCACCCACTCATCGTTGTCGGCTATGCCTGACCGTCGTCTCCGACTCGGCCCGAACCAATCTACGAGACATATTCCGCGACAACAACGGGGACCACTTAGGGTGCAAAGTGCACAGAATACGCAACGAGGCAGGACTCAGCACGGCTTGCACCAACTGCGTCAAGACGGTTCACCTTATTGACGAGTTCCGGAACCTGTGCCAATACAATAGCAATTTTGAGCGGACGGCGTTTGGTAGAGTGACCGAATTTCGTCTGGCACGATGGGCTACTCGTGTTGTTATGGAGTTGATGAAGTTGCTGGAACCGCAGCAGGAGGAGGATGTTTGCGGTGGAAGTGGTTACTTGCTGGAGACGGTGTTTGTGAAGGGTCAACAAGGACCGGCCGAGTTTGGGTTCGAGTGCGAGGACGTGGAGGAGATGGTGACCATTAAGCAGGAGGTTGTTGGCAGCAATGATGAGGATGAGGTTGAAGAAGGCATGGAGCAGGTGGTTGGAAGCGACGATGATAGTGCTCCGCGACGGAAAAAACCCGAGTCAACTGGGAGGTGGATCCGCTTACGCTGGCCAAATCAATTCCGGTGCGGTGGAATGCAAAGCAGGAAAGTCACTGGCAGTCGTACCAGGAAGATCGTACTTGGACTCACTGGCCGCAGAAACGGAACTGGTGCAGCTTGAACGACATGTTCCACCGGAAACGCTGGTGTTCTGAAGCGTCGGACGTTTAACTCTACCAGCCACTGGAAGTGCTTCAAAAACAATTACAACACCCGGCGAAGGCTTCTCCAAACCGGGGAAACCAAACCGAACCAACAATGTCTGCAAGACCCGTTTTTCCTACTTCTGGTGAAAATGTGGATCAAAAATGCCCGACCAGCCTAGCCCAGACAACCGGTTCCAATCCGCATCAGCCCCGAAGAAGTGGAACGCTTCCCGCCAACAATCGCATGCAGCTCACCCAACTGATCTACGACCGGGAAGTcatctggaaccggtcccatcCGGACCACTCCGTTCTGCTCAAACGGGACGAAGCGTGCGATGAGGTGGCCCGCGAGCTGGGCATGCTGGGCTGGGCGACCGACCGGAAAGTATAGGCCTGACGTTCGGATGTCGTAGTCTTGCAGTCGATGCGTCTGTTACCGATGACGCCGGACCGACTGGAAAGTGCAGCAACGAGCAAGCCATTGCGGGGGAACATGAGGCGTGCCTGTTGCGCGTCTGCGATATTCTGACCTTCGGAGCGCTGAAGCTTTGCCCCAAGTGCAGTAGCCAGTACGAACTTCAAAAGTTGACCTACATTTGTGTGGGTGACCTCACCGAGTGCACCAAGTACCTGACCGTGAAGACCGAACCGGTGCGCGTGCCGGCCATAATTCCGGACGAGGTCAAGCTGCAGTTTTCCTTTTGGCCAAGTACAAATCGGAGGTGAGCGATCGAATCATCAAGTACGTCCCTTCGATTCTGAGCAccaaaatcaagaagttcaAGAAGGAGGAAGTGCTAGTTGATTTAAAGATCAAGTGCGAGAAGCCTCCACTCTGCAGTTCTTCGTTCTTGGCAAGAAAGAATCCCCCAAAGATCAACTACGGGACAAGATCCTCAAGTTGATCGACAAAGTGGCCATCAAAATCACCAACATGAGGATGCTGTAGATCTAAGTCATGCCCAAAGGTTACATCGAGGAATCCAAGGCCGGTGGCGTGATTTCATTCATCACAAGCAAGTCCATCTGCAATTGGGGCTCTGATCCGCATAGCCGAAACCCGCAGGACGAAGTTAAATCCAAATTGAAAAAAGCATCTACACCAAATCCGTCTCGCTCGATGCTCGATCCCGACTCCGGGCTTTGCTTTCAAGCTATTAAGtgctgtcccgattcgccccaattGACGGCTTTTCCGACCTATTCCTCAAttcaaacaagttttgtttactATGTTGGACTGTCGTatgtctttaaatttgataaaaataattaaactaaTAAACATTCCAAATCTCTGCGACAGAAATTGTACTCTCAGTGcagtcaaaattaaaattaatttataaacaGTTTTGTAATAAAACAAATCCTCATTTAATGTTTTCACCAGCTGTATGTACCTGGTTTTTATTCTTTTAACCCAGTTTATCGCGAAAATCAccgtttaatttaaaattattcaaattttcattcaattccGTATACCATCCATAAGGAACGAAAGCGTTGTGACGTCATCACTTGAAGCATCGCAAATGTTGACACTTTTTTGCTTACTAATACTAAACCAACACGTTTTCAGCCCAACCTTTCTTACAGTAACCTTGACACAACGTAGGGTAGATTTGACATTTGTTTATTTACGATCTGTGATTGAAGAAGATTGGTGCTTAGATTTAAGAACAAATGTTACGTTTTAAGTTTAGTGAAATAAATCGACCTCTTTCTACATAAGCCTCCGAGCAGGCAAGTCGCCTCTCGGAGCACTCGAATCCGGTGTTTTCTTTTATACCGCCCCGAACTCTGGTCCGCTGGTCGTCCGCTCCGTCTGCTGCTGGAAGGAATCGGTGAGTTGGTGGTTCTGGCCCCCGCGGAGTCGGCCCCTGGCCGAACATTGGTGCCGTGACCAGGATGGTCTTCGCCGGAGCACCAACGCCATTCTTCCACGGAGATCGCCATCGCAGAATCGCTGTCCAAGATGAAGTAGCCGCCATCGCTATTCTTCAAGTGTCCTCGTCGACAAGCCGCTCGTCCCGCCGATTTTGACCCCGTAAGTCTCGGTCCACGCCAGCTGGACAACCCCGCACGGATGATCTCCATCGTTTTCGGTTGGTCCACCGCCTGAGTGGACATTTGCGGAGCCCTGCCTCCCGTTTTCGACATCTGCGGAACCCTGTTTCCCGTGTCAGAGTGACCCACGACCGCAGTGGGTACTCCGGAGCATCATCCTCGGCTTACGGCGGCTCATCCGGCTTCGCTGTGCTGCTTCCTGAAGTGGAGATTCGGGTCTTGTGCTCCCAGTAGGCAAGGCCGGGGTTGCCGAGTCTGCAACCTCTGAACAGTATCCAGTTCAGCTGTTCTCGGATTAGGTATCCACGGAATCAGCAAGCAAGGTAACCTTTCCATCCCAACAAATCCTTTTCCCCATCCAAAATGGCGGCTTCGGCCATTTCCAAAAGACCTTTGTGACCAAGTTAGTGACAGTGTTAGAGCATTGtagaacaaatttaaaaacattcgtTTTTGGCGGGGAGTATGTTGCAGCCAACCATTGGCCACTCCACCCTAACTCCTCTTTGTACTGTGTAAACAAGTACCCCTCGCCAAAGCAGTGTGGTGAATTACTGATGTCACCACACTGATACACAAACACAACGTAGGGTAGATTTGACATTTGTTTATTTACGATCTGTGATTGAAGAAGATTGGTGCTTAGATTTAAGAACAAATGTTACGTTTTAAGTTTAGTGAAATAAATCGACCTCTTTCTACTTAAGCCTCCGAGCAGGCAAGTCGCCTCTCGGAGCACTCGAATCCGGTGTTTTCTTTTATACCGCCCCGAACTCTGGTCCGCTGGTCGTCCGCTCCGTCTGCTGCTGGAAGGAATCGGTGAGTTGGTGGTTCTGGCCCCCGCGGAGTCGGCCCCTGGCCGAACAGCTTCTTTATTTTTGGATTTCATAAATAAGAAGATTAAATCTAAAAACGTGAGTTAATTCACCTTGAGGAATGAAAAATCGTTCTCGTGAAATCAATTTTGGACTATACTAAGAAAATTGTTGTATgaaaagctgccaaaattggattttacagccccacatgaagtttgatatgtcagatgataggatttctctcatattccggaagtgtccccaaggggccaccggtaaccagttccacgatggccagaatgggtcagcgaacaacggcatgaccatgaattgacatatctttcaatttcattaagtttgatatgtcggatgatagggtttctctcatatttcgGAAGTGTTCCCAAGGAGCCACCgataaccggctccagattggccagaatgggtcagcgaacaatggcttgaccgtagattgacatatctttcaattccatgaaaattgatatgtcggatgatagggtttctctcatattccggaagtgtccccaaggggccaccggtaaccggttccagattagccaggatggctcagtgaacaacggcattaccaaagatggacatatctttcaactTCGGggagtttgatgtgcaacatgatgggttttcaccaaaaaagtcaagttggccgtttaTCGG
Encoded here:
- the LOC119765573 gene encoding uncharacterized protein LOC119765573; protein product: MELMKLLEPQQEEDVCGGSGYLLETVFVKGQQGPAEFGFECEDVEEMVTIKQEVVGSNDEDEVEEGMEQVVGSDDDSAPRRKKPESTGRWIRLRWPNQFRCGGMQSRKVTGSRTRKIVLGLTGRRNGTGAA